The proteins below are encoded in one region of Microbispora sp. NBC_01189:
- a CDS encoding aminotransferase class V-fold PLP-dependent enzyme, with product MSALTFVPQQPATPVSEPNAVSEPNPVSEPVRTPAVVGADLEVPVRGGRLVPYANLDYAASAPCLEPVNTAVAAALPAYSSVHRGAGYASQLTTQRYEQARHTVRAFVGARPGDALVFVRNTTDAMNLLARSLPEGTTVVVFGTEHHASLLPWADAVRLDPPAFPGEAVRAADEALAAIEGRALLVVTAASNVTGELWPIAGLAHIAHRHGARIAVDAAQFVPHRGLNLAALDLDYVAFSGHKLYAPFGAGVLAGRPDWLAAADPYLRGGGAVRAVGETTEWSDDPEARHEAGTPNVLGAVALAAACDALAATGWTPLVREEERLLARLRAGLAAIPGVRELSLWGPDHPRVGIVSFVVEGRPAREVAEILSAEHGIGVRDGKFCAHPFVRHLLGGAEDEGCADGTVSAVRASIGIGTTEEHVDRLVTALREIAPA from the coding sequence TTGTCCGCTCTCACCTTCGTTCCGCAGCAGCCCGCCACCCCCGTGTCCGAGCCCAACGCCGTGTCCGAGCCCAACCCCGTGTCCGAGCCTGTACGCACACCCGCGGTCGTGGGCGCTGACCTGGAGGTCCCGGTCCGGGGCGGCCGGCTCGTGCCGTACGCGAACCTCGACTACGCGGCGAGCGCGCCCTGTCTGGAGCCGGTGAACACCGCCGTCGCGGCGGCGCTGCCGGCCTACTCCAGCGTGCACCGGGGCGCGGGCTACGCCTCGCAGCTCACGACCCAGCGGTACGAGCAGGCCAGGCACACCGTGCGGGCCTTCGTCGGCGCCCGCCCCGGCGACGCCCTCGTCTTCGTGCGCAACACCACCGACGCGATGAACCTGCTGGCCCGCAGCCTCCCCGAGGGCACCACGGTCGTCGTGTTCGGCACCGAGCACCACGCCTCGCTGCTGCCCTGGGCCGACGCCGTACGGCTCGATCCCCCCGCCTTCCCCGGCGAGGCCGTCCGGGCCGCCGACGAGGCCCTCGCGGCGATCGAGGGCCGGGCCCTGCTCGTCGTGACCGCCGCGTCCAACGTCACCGGAGAGCTGTGGCCGATCGCCGGGCTCGCGCACATCGCGCACCGGCACGGCGCGCGGATCGCCGTGGACGCCGCCCAGTTCGTCCCGCACCGCGGCCTCAACCTCGCCGCGCTCGACCTCGACTACGTCGCCTTCTCCGGGCACAAGCTCTACGCGCCGTTCGGCGCGGGCGTGCTCGCCGGCCGGCCCGACTGGCTCGCCGCCGCCGACCCCTACCTGCGCGGCGGCGGAGCCGTACGGGCGGTGGGTGAGACCACCGAGTGGAGCGACGACCCCGAGGCGCGGCACGAGGCGGGGACGCCCAACGTGCTCGGCGCGGTCGCGCTCGCCGCCGCCTGCGACGCCCTCGCCGCGACCGGCTGGACCCCGCTGGTGCGGGAGGAGGAGCGGCTGCTCGCCCGCCTGCGCGCCGGACTCGCCGCGATCCCCGGCGTACGCGAACTGTCACTGTGGGGGCCGGACCACCCGCGCGTCGGGATCGTGTCGTTCGTCGTGGAGGGCCGCCCGGCCCGGGAGGTCGCCGAGATCCTCTCGGCCGAGCACGGCATCGGCGTCAGGGACGGCAAGTTCTGCGCCCACCCCTTCGTCCGACACCTCCTCGGCGGCGCGGAGGACGAGGGCTGCGCCGACGGCACGGTCAGCGCCGTACGCGCCTCGATCGGCATCGGCACGACCGAGGAACACGTCGACCGCCTCGTCACCGCCCTCCGCGAAATCGCCCCCGCCTGA
- a CDS encoding NADH-quinone oxidoreductase subunit D, which translates to MTEQGGPRIERVVGIGAGADAVRPRELATEDLVLDIGPQHPSTHGVLRLRLVLDGERIVTAEPIVGYMHRGAEKLFEVRDYRQIIVLANRHDWLSAFANELGVVLAVERMIGMQPPARAVWARTLLAELNRVLNHLMFLGGHPLELGAAGPVFPAFRERETLQYVMEEISGGRMHYMFNRVGGLKEELPEGWLGRVTTAVAAVRRRLPDIEELVTGNEVFTARTRGVGVLDHETIMQYGVSGPAARASGVDFDLRRDEPYLAYGELPVKVVTRSAGDCQARFQVLLDQVKVSLDLADACVERLRHLPPGPINQRLPKVLKVPEGHTYAWTENPLGLNGYYLVSRGEKTPWRLKLRSASYNNVQVLRELLPGHTAADLIAILGSMFFVVGDIDK; encoded by the coding sequence ATGACCGAGCAGGGCGGCCCGCGGATCGAGCGAGTGGTGGGCATCGGCGCCGGGGCGGACGCGGTGCGGCCGAGGGAGCTCGCGACCGAGGACCTGGTCCTCGACATCGGGCCGCAGCATCCGTCCACGCACGGGGTGCTGCGGCTGCGGCTCGTCCTGGACGGCGAACGGATCGTGACCGCCGAGCCGATCGTCGGCTACATGCACCGCGGCGCGGAGAAGCTCTTCGAGGTGCGCGACTACCGGCAGATCATCGTGCTGGCCAACCGGCACGACTGGCTGTCGGCGTTCGCCAACGAGCTGGGCGTCGTGCTCGCGGTCGAGCGGATGATCGGCATGCAGCCCCCGGCCCGGGCCGTGTGGGCCCGGACCCTGCTGGCCGAGCTCAACCGCGTGCTCAACCACCTGATGTTCCTCGGCGGCCATCCCCTGGAGCTGGGCGCGGCCGGGCCGGTCTTCCCCGCCTTCCGCGAGCGGGAGACGCTGCAGTACGTCATGGAGGAGATCTCCGGCGGCCGCATGCACTACATGTTCAACCGGGTGGGCGGGCTGAAGGAGGAGCTGCCCGAGGGCTGGCTCGGCCGCGTGACCACCGCCGTGGCGGCCGTGCGGCGGCGGCTGCCCGATATCGAGGAGCTGGTCACGGGCAACGAGGTCTTCACGGCGCGCACCCGCGGCGTCGGCGTGCTCGACCATGAGACGATCATGCAGTACGGCGTGAGCGGCCCGGCCGCGCGGGCCTCGGGAGTGGACTTCGACCTGCGGCGCGACGAGCCCTACCTCGCGTACGGCGAGCTGCCCGTGAAGGTCGTGACCCGCTCGGCGGGTGACTGCCAGGCCAGGTTCCAGGTGCTGCTCGACCAGGTCAAGGTGTCCCTCGACCTCGCCGACGCCTGCGTGGAGCGGCTGCGCCACCTGCCGCCCGGCCCGATCAACCAGCGCCTGCCGAAGGTGCTCAAGGTGCCGGAGGGCCACACGTACGCCTGGACGGAGAACCCGCTCGGCCTCAACGGCTACTACCTGGTGTCACGTGGCGAGAAGACCCCCTGGCGGCTCAAGCTGCGCAGCGCCTCCTACAACAACGTCCAGGTGCTCCGCGAGCTGCTGCCCGGCCACACGGCCGCCGACCTGATCGCGATCCTCGGGTCGATGTTCTTCGTGGTCGGCGACATCGACAAGTAG
- a CDS encoding DUF3180 domain-containing protein yields the protein MKPSNPGVLVGLVVVFAVLTWGLLRQSYSVVPTLPWTAVPTVLLLAIGEAYTGWLTRARILRRPDTKPVEPLAVARLAALAQATAYAGAAFAGVFAGFVLRVLDLLDLDKPRQDAIIGGGSFVACVVLICAALFLEHCCRVPGKPGGES from the coding sequence GTGAAGCCCAGCAACCCCGGCGTGCTCGTCGGTCTCGTGGTCGTGTTCGCCGTGCTCACCTGGGGCCTGCTGCGGCAGTCCTACTCCGTGGTGCCCACACTGCCGTGGACCGCGGTGCCCACCGTGCTGCTGCTCGCGATCGGCGAGGCGTACACGGGCTGGCTGACCCGGGCGAGGATCCTGCGCCGCCCGGACACCAAGCCGGTCGAGCCGCTCGCCGTCGCGCGCCTGGCCGCGCTGGCCCAGGCCACCGCGTACGCGGGCGCGGCGTTCGCCGGGGTCTTCGCCGGTTTCGTCCTGCGCGTGCTGGACCTGCTCGACCTGGACAAGCCCCGCCAGGACGCCATCATCGGTGGCGGGTCGTTCGTGGCTTGCGTGGTCCTGATCTGCGCCGCGCTCTTCCTCGAACACTGCTGCCGGGTGCCCGGCAAGCCCGGCGGAGAGAGCTGA
- the folK gene encoding 2-amino-4-hydroxy-6-hydroxymethyldihydropteridine diphosphokinase, whose protein sequence is MRVVIALGSNLGRRIENLQGAVDALFDAPGLTFVAASPVYETEPVGGPTQSAYLNAVVVAESMLDPRTLLERAHSVENAFGRERAERWGPRTLDVDLIAVGTLMSDDPELTLPHPRAHERAFVLVPWAQADPAAVLPGRGSVAALLADLDQSGVRLRTDLVLEPPA, encoded by the coding sequence ATGAGGGTCGTCATCGCGCTCGGCAGCAACCTCGGCCGCCGCATCGAGAACCTGCAGGGCGCCGTCGACGCGCTGTTCGACGCGCCCGGGCTCACGTTCGTGGCGGCGTCGCCGGTCTACGAGACCGAACCGGTCGGCGGGCCCACCCAGAGCGCGTACCTGAACGCGGTGGTCGTCGCCGAGAGCATGCTCGACCCCCGCACCCTGCTGGAGCGGGCGCACAGCGTCGAGAACGCCTTCGGCCGTGAGCGCGCGGAGCGGTGGGGCCCCCGGACCCTCGACGTGGACCTGATCGCGGTCGGCACGCTGATGTCGGACGATCCCGAGCTCACCCTCCCGCATCCCCGCGCGCACGAGCGGGCGTTCGTCCTGGTGCCGTGGGCCCAGGCGGACCCCGCGGCGGTGCTGCCCGGGCGCGGGTCCGTCGCGGCCCTGCTGGCCGACCTCGACCAGAGCGGGGTACGGCTGCGCACCGACCTCGTGCTCGAACCCCCGGCCTGA
- the folB gene encoding dihydroneopterin aldolase has translation MSRDAVRLTGLRARGRHGCLPAERELGQEFVIDVCLRLDTAPAAAADDLTLTVDYGALALELVRIAEGEPVNLIETLAERLAAACLAHEMVEEAEISVHKPAAPIPLPFDDVVVTIRRGRA, from the coding sequence GTGAGCCGCGACGCGGTGCGGTTGACGGGGTTGCGGGCGCGCGGCAGGCACGGGTGCCTGCCGGCCGAGCGCGAGCTCGGCCAGGAGTTCGTGATCGACGTCTGCCTGCGTCTCGACACCGCCCCGGCCGCCGCGGCCGACGACCTCACCCTGACGGTCGACTACGGCGCGCTGGCCCTGGAACTCGTCCGGATCGCGGAGGGCGAGCCGGTCAACCTCATCGAGACCCTCGCCGAGCGGCTGGCGGCGGCCTGCCTGGCCCACGAAATGGTCGAGGAGGCGGAGATCAGTGTGCACAAACCGGCGGCGCCCATCCCGCTGCCGTTCGACGACGTGGTGGTGACGATCAGAAGGGGGCGCGCATGA
- a CDS encoding nuclear transport factor 2 family protein, whose translation MKDIEELNQAFYNAIEAGDLDRMSEIWIEDVPGRPALCVHPGWPMLSGRSEVLRSWALIMANTTYIQFVLTDVQTTVLGDVAVVTCAENILTAADSDEPGFAAGRVVASSTYVRTSGGWRLWLYHGSPVLQSDDDDEEEDQEQ comes from the coding sequence ATGAAGGACATCGAGGAGCTCAACCAGGCGTTCTACAACGCCATCGAGGCGGGCGACCTCGACAGGATGTCGGAGATATGGATCGAGGACGTCCCGGGACGTCCCGCGTTGTGCGTCCACCCCGGCTGGCCCATGCTGAGCGGGCGGTCGGAGGTGCTGCGCTCGTGGGCGCTCATCATGGCGAACACGACGTACATCCAGTTCGTGCTGACCGACGTGCAGACCACCGTGCTCGGTGACGTCGCGGTCGTCACCTGCGCGGAGAACATCCTCACCGCCGCCGACAGCGACGAACCGGGTTTCGCCGCCGGCCGGGTCGTCGCCTCCAGCACCTACGTGCGGACCTCCGGGGGCTGGCGGTTGTGGCTCTACCACGGATCTCCGGTCCTGCAGAGCGACGACGACGACGAGGAGGAGGACCAGGAGCAGTGA
- the folP gene encoding dihydropteroate synthase — protein MTTPSVPGMPEAERCLVMGVVNVTPDSFSDGGQWFDPDVAIRHGLDLVAEGADIVDVGGESTRPGAARVSLEEELRRVEPVIRALTQEGVTVSVDTMRAEVAEAAVAAGARLVNDVSGGLADPAMPRVVAATGVPYVVMHWRGHSRDMDNRAVYDDVLTEVAEELRKRVDSVLAEGVREEQIVLDPGLGFSKNAEHNWAVLAGIAELNRLGHPLLVGASRKRFLGRLLAGPDGEPRPFDGSDDATVAVTALAAEAGAWCVRVHRVRPNADAVRVAATWRAAGVRHAAGARDAVAARHAAARHADESR, from the coding sequence ATGACCACTCCGAGCGTGCCCGGCATGCCCGAGGCCGAGCGCTGTCTGGTCATGGGCGTGGTCAACGTGACCCCCGACTCGTTCTCCGACGGCGGACAGTGGTTCGACCCCGACGTCGCGATCCGGCACGGTCTCGACCTGGTGGCCGAGGGCGCCGACATCGTGGACGTGGGCGGCGAGTCCACCCGCCCGGGAGCGGCCCGGGTCTCGCTGGAGGAGGAACTGCGCCGCGTCGAACCGGTGATCCGCGCCCTCACCCAGGAGGGCGTCACGGTCAGCGTCGACACCATGCGGGCGGAGGTCGCCGAGGCGGCGGTCGCGGCCGGGGCCAGGCTGGTCAACGACGTGAGCGGCGGCCTGGCCGACCCGGCGATGCCGCGCGTGGTGGCCGCGACCGGCGTGCCGTACGTCGTGATGCACTGGCGCGGGCACAGCCGCGACATGGACAACCGGGCCGTCTACGACGACGTGCTGACCGAGGTCGCGGAGGAACTGCGCAAGCGGGTCGACTCCGTGCTGGCCGAGGGCGTGCGGGAGGAGCAGATCGTGCTCGACCCCGGCCTCGGTTTCTCCAAGAACGCCGAGCACAACTGGGCCGTGCTGGCCGGTATCGCCGAGCTGAACCGGCTCGGCCATCCCCTGCTGGTCGGGGCGTCGCGCAAGCGGTTCCTCGGCCGCCTGCTGGCCGGGCCGGACGGCGAACCACGCCCCTTCGACGGCAGTGACGACGCGACCGTCGCCGTCACCGCGCTCGCGGCGGAGGCCGGGGCGTGGTGCGTCCGGGTCCACCGGGTGCGGCCGAACGCCGACGCGGTGCGCGTCGCCGCCACCTGGAGGGCAGCAGGCGTACGACACGCGGCAGGCGCGAGGGACGCAGTAGCCGCACGACACGCAGCCGCGCGACATGCCGACGAGAGCCGGTGA
- the folE gene encoding GTP cyclohydrolase I FolE, whose product MAEPHPAGPPSGFDHGRIEKAVREILLAIGENPDRDGLRDTPARVARAYAEQFAGLGQRPEDALTTMFDADHDEMVLVKDIEVMSTCEHHLLPFQGVAHIGYTPNEKGRITGLSKLARLVDVYARRPQVQERMTSQIADGLMQVLEPRGVIVVIEAEHMCMTMRGVRKPGAKTITSAVRGDFRSSEATRAEAMSLILRG is encoded by the coding sequence GTGGCCGAGCCGCACCCGGCGGGCCCGCCTTCCGGATTCGACCACGGCCGGATCGAGAAGGCCGTACGCGAGATCCTGCTCGCGATCGGGGAGAACCCCGATCGCGACGGGCTCCGCGACACCCCCGCCCGGGTGGCGCGGGCGTACGCCGAGCAGTTCGCGGGTCTGGGGCAGCGTCCCGAGGACGCGCTGACCACGATGTTCGACGCGGACCACGACGAGATGGTGCTCGTCAAGGACATCGAGGTCATGTCCACCTGCGAGCACCATCTGCTGCCGTTCCAGGGCGTGGCCCACATCGGGTACACGCCGAACGAGAAGGGACGCATCACCGGCCTGTCGAAGCTCGCCAGGCTGGTGGACGTCTACGCCCGCAGGCCGCAGGTGCAGGAGCGGATGACCTCGCAGATCGCCGACGGCCTGATGCAGGTGCTGGAGCCGCGCGGGGTGATCGTGGTGATCGAGGCGGAGCACATGTGCATGACCATGCGCGGCGTGCGCAAGCCCGGCGCCAAGACGATCACCTCGGCCGTCCGGGGCGACTTCCGCAGCAGCGAGGCGACGCGGGCCGAGGCCATGTCGCTGATCCTGCGTGGTTGA
- the ftsH gene encoding ATP-dependent zinc metalloprotease FtsH, producing the protein MDLKRFTRGPLLWILGIVLLLLLVTTMFGGDGNYTTADTSTVVQQIQQGNVKSATVVDKDQRVELTLKQPITVQNKSVSRIQAPWVEGQGVQLTQALDTSKPSEGWTVEVPRENFLLSLLASFLPIIVIVLIFLFIMNQMQGGGSRVMNFGKSRAKLITKDTPKTTFADVAGADEAIEELQEIKEFLQAPAKFQAIGAKIPKGVLLYGPPGTGKTLLARAVAGEAGVPFYSISGSDFVEMFVGVGASRVRDLFEQAKANAPAIVFIDEIDAVGRHRGAGLGGGHDEREQTLNQLLVEMDGFDVKGGVILIAATNRPDILDPALLRPGRFDRQVVIDRPDLEGRKGILRVHGRGKPFAQDVDLDVIARRTPGFTGADLANVINEAALLTARQDQKLITMATLEESIDRVMAGPERKSRVMSDQEKKIIAYHEGGHALVAHALPNSDPVHKITILSRGRALGYTMTLPMEDKFLATRSEMMDQLAMLLGGRTAEELVFHEPTTGASNDIEKATSIARRMVTEYGMSERLGARKFGSGNGEVFLGREMGHERDYSEQIASAIDEEVRRLIESGHDQAWEILVQYRDVLDNLVLELMEKETLSREQVLQIFSPVVTREKRPSYAGYGKRLPSDRPPVITPKERANGNGSALPAGGSGAAPWANDQSTQRDEA; encoded by the coding sequence ATGGATCTCAAGCGATTTACACGTGGCCCACTCCTGTGGATCCTGGGCATCGTATTGCTTCTCCTGCTCGTCACCACGATGTTCGGCGGGGACGGCAACTACACCACCGCCGACACCTCGACGGTCGTCCAGCAGATCCAGCAGGGCAATGTCAAGAGTGCGACCGTGGTCGACAAGGACCAGCGGGTCGAGCTGACGCTCAAGCAGCCGATCACGGTGCAGAACAAGAGCGTCAGCCGCATCCAGGCGCCCTGGGTCGAAGGGCAGGGTGTCCAGCTCACCCAGGCGCTCGACACGTCCAAGCCGTCCGAGGGCTGGACCGTCGAGGTGCCGAGGGAGAACTTCCTCCTCAGCCTCCTCGCGAGCTTCCTGCCGATCATCGTGATCGTCCTGATCTTCCTGTTCATCATGAACCAGATGCAGGGCGGCGGCTCCCGGGTCATGAACTTCGGCAAGTCGCGGGCGAAGCTGATCACCAAGGACACCCCCAAGACCACCTTCGCGGACGTGGCGGGAGCCGACGAGGCCATCGAGGAGCTCCAGGAGATCAAGGAGTTCCTGCAGGCCCCGGCCAAGTTCCAGGCCATCGGCGCCAAGATCCCCAAGGGCGTCCTGCTGTACGGCCCCCCCGGCACCGGCAAGACCCTGCTCGCCCGGGCCGTGGCCGGCGAGGCGGGCGTGCCCTTCTACTCGATCTCCGGTTCCGACTTCGTCGAGATGTTCGTCGGCGTCGGCGCCTCCCGCGTCCGTGACCTGTTCGAGCAGGCCAAGGCGAACGCCCCCGCGATCGTCTTCATCGACGAGATCGACGCCGTCGGCCGGCACCGCGGCGCGGGCCTCGGCGGCGGCCACGACGAGCGTGAGCAGACGCTCAACCAGCTTCTCGTCGAGATGGACGGCTTCGACGTCAAGGGCGGCGTGATCCTCATCGCCGCGACCAACCGGCCCGACATCCTCGACCCCGCCCTGCTGCGTCCCGGCCGCTTCGACCGCCAGGTCGTCATCGACCGGCCCGACCTGGAGGGCCGCAAGGGCATCCTGCGCGTCCACGGTCGCGGCAAGCCGTTCGCGCAGGACGTCGACCTCGACGTGATCGCCCGCCGGACCCCCGGCTTCACCGGCGCCGACCTCGCCAACGTGATCAACGAGGCGGCGCTGCTGACCGCCCGGCAGGACCAGAAGCTCATCACGATGGCGACCCTCGAAGAGTCGATCGACCGCGTGATGGCCGGTCCGGAGCGCAAGTCGCGGGTCATGTCGGACCAGGAGAAGAAGATCATCGCCTACCACGAGGGCGGCCACGCCCTGGTGGCCCACGCGCTGCCCAACTCCGACCCGGTCCACAAGATCACGATCCTGTCGCGCGGCCGCGCCCTCGGTTACACGATGACGCTGCCGATGGAGGACAAGTTCCTCGCGACCCGGTCCGAGATGATGGACCAGCTCGCCATGCTGCTCGGCGGCCGCACCGCGGAGGAGCTCGTCTTCCACGAGCCCACCACCGGCGCGTCCAACGACATCGAGAAGGCGACCTCGATCGCCCGCCGCATGGTCACCGAGTACGGCATGAGCGAGCGGCTCGGCGCCCGCAAGTTCGGCAGCGGGAACGGCGAGGTCTTCCTCGGCCGCGAGATGGGTCACGAGCGCGACTACTCCGAGCAGATCGCCTCGGCGATCGACGAGGAGGTCCGCCGCCTCATCGAGAGCGGGCACGACCAGGCGTGGGAGATCCTCGTCCAGTACCGCGACGTGCTCGACAACCTGGTGCTGGAGCTCATGGAGAAGGAGACGCTCTCCCGGGAGCAGGTCCTCCAGATCTTCTCGCCCGTCGTGACCAGGGAGAAGCGCCCCTCCTACGCCGGGTACGGCAAGCGCCTGCCGTCGGACCGTCCTCCGGTCATCACGCCGAAGGAGCGGGCGAACGGCAACGGCTCGGCGCTCCCGGCCGGCGGCTCCGGCGCGGCCCCGTGGGCGAACGACCAGTCGACGCAGCGGGACGAGGCCTGA
- the hpt gene encoding hypoxanthine phosphoribosyltransferase, with translation MDAADMGKDLSRVLISEQELQTKIKELAGQIDADYAGTELLIVGVLKGAVMVMADLARALHVPVQMDWMAVSSYGAGTKSSGVVRVLKDLDTDIAGRHVLVVEDIIDSGLTLSWLLNNLRSRNPASVEICTLLRKPDAVKVEMDVRYVGFDIPNEFVIGFGLDYAERYRNLPFIGTLAPHVYGGE, from the coding sequence GTGGATGCAGCAGACATGGGCAAGGACCTCTCCCGCGTCCTCATCTCGGAGCAGGAGCTGCAGACGAAGATCAAGGAGTTGGCCGGTCAGATCGACGCCGACTACGCCGGCACGGAACTGCTGATCGTCGGTGTGCTGAAGGGCGCGGTGATGGTCATGGCCGACCTCGCCCGTGCGCTGCACGTGCCCGTCCAGATGGACTGGATGGCCGTGTCGTCGTACGGCGCGGGGACCAAGTCGTCGGGCGTCGTGCGGGTGCTGAAGGACCTCGACACCGACATCGCCGGCCGGCACGTGCTCGTGGTCGAGGACATCATCGACTCGGGCCTGACCCTTTCGTGGCTGTTGAACAATCTGAGGTCGCGCAACCCGGCCTCCGTGGAGATCTGCACGCTGCTCCGCAAGCCGGACGCGGTGAAGGTCGAGATGGACGTCCGATACGTCGGTTTCGACATCCCCAACGAGTTCGTCATCGGGTTCGGTCTCGATTACGCCGAGCGCTATCGCAACCTGCCCTTCATCGGGACTCTTGCGCCTCATGTGTACGGAGGGGAGTAA
- the tilS gene encoding tRNA lysidine(34) synthetase TilS, with protein sequence MGPHPAVADVRRAVRLSLADLTARAEPDGGRRPLVLVACSGGADSLALAAATGFAAPRLGLRAGLLTVDHRLQEGSAGRARDVVRLAPALGLDPAEALTVTVGTAGGPEAAARDARYAALSAAAGRLGAAAVLLGHTLDDQAETVLLRLARGSGSRSLSGMAEVSGIYRRPLLGLGRERTRQACAALGLRPWDDPHNDDRAYRRVRVRHDVLPVLEDALGPGIAEALARTARLCRDDADALDGWAAEVHARSRGPAGELRVPGIADVPAAVRRRVIRRAAVEAGAHAAALAAVHIEAVDRLVTGWHGQKGVDLPGGVVVVRRCGTLVFAVDNVSLA encoded by the coding sequence ATGGGCCCGCATCCCGCCGTCGCCGACGTCCGCCGTGCCGTACGGCTGTCGCTCGCGGACCTCACCGCGCGCGCGGAACCGGACGGGGGGCGAAGGCCGCTGGTCCTGGTGGCCTGCAGCGGCGGCGCCGACTCGCTGGCGCTGGCGGCGGCCACCGGGTTCGCGGCCCCGCGTCTCGGCCTGCGCGCCGGGCTGCTGACCGTCGACCATCGCCTGCAGGAGGGCTCGGCCGGGCGGGCCCGCGACGTCGTACGGCTCGCCCCGGCGCTCGGCCTCGACCCGGCCGAGGCGCTGACCGTCACCGTGGGGACGGCCGGCGGCCCCGAGGCCGCGGCGCGGGACGCGCGCTACGCCGCGCTGTCGGCCGCGGCCGGCCGGCTGGGGGCCGCCGCGGTCCTGCTCGGCCACACCCTCGACGACCAGGCGGAGACCGTGCTGCTGCGGCTGGCCCGGGGCAGCGGCTCCCGCTCCCTGTCCGGCATGGCGGAGGTCTCCGGGATCTATCGGCGGCCGCTGCTGGGGCTCGGCCGGGAGCGCACCCGGCAGGCCTGCGCCGCCCTCGGCCTGCGGCCATGGGACGACCCCCACAACGACGACCGCGCCTACCGCAGGGTCCGCGTGCGGCACGACGTCCTGCCGGTGCTGGAGGACGCGCTGGGGCCCGGGATCGCCGAGGCGCTCGCCCGTACGGCGCGGCTGTGCCGGGACGACGCGGACGCCCTCGACGGGTGGGCCGCGGAGGTCCACGCGCGGTCGCGGGGACCGGCGGGGGAGCTCCGGGTGCCCGGCATCGCGGACGTGCCGGCGGCGGTGCGGCGGCGGGTGATCAGGCGCGCCGCCGTCGAGGCGGGGGCGCACGCCGCCGCGCTCGCCGCGGTGCACATCGAGGCGGTCGACCGGCTGGTGACCGGCTGGCACGGGCAGAAGGGGGTGGACCTACCCGGGGGGGTGGTTGTGGTCAGGCGCTGTGGCACCCTTGTCTTCGCCGTGGACAACGTCTCGCTCGCGTAA
- a CDS encoding zinc-dependent metalloprotease — protein MQVIDWDLAVTTGVRLVRPGPQVSREEARQAVLELRRLSRDAEGHVREFTRIDSAPPEAATVVDRPGWIRANVDGFRVVLEPLTQKMSNMPPIVGAVGSRITGLEVGAVLAFLASRVLGQYELFLPPDPSGVAPAGRLTLVAPNIVHAERELGVDPRDFRLWVCLHEETHRVQFTGVPWLREYVRGQMTEFLLASEMDLATLLERLRAASDAVADAFKGGEGNLIEAIQTPEQKAVLDRVTAVMTLVEGHGDYVMDAVGPSVVPSVAEIRARFQRRREGGSRVDQLVRRLLGIELKMKQYAEGSRFVRTVVDEAGMDGFNKVWTSPETLPDRDEIADPHAWMSRVLTASS, from the coding sequence ATGCAGGTGATCGACTGGGATCTGGCCGTCACGACCGGAGTGCGCCTCGTGCGGCCGGGCCCGCAGGTGAGCCGCGAGGAGGCCAGGCAGGCCGTCCTCGAACTCCGGCGGCTGTCGCGGGACGCCGAGGGGCACGTGCGGGAGTTCACCCGCATCGACTCGGCCCCGCCCGAGGCGGCCACGGTGGTGGACCGCCCCGGCTGGATCCGCGCCAACGTCGACGGATTCCGGGTCGTGCTGGAGCCGCTGACGCAGAAGATGTCCAACATGCCGCCGATCGTCGGCGCCGTCGGCTCGCGCATCACGGGCCTGGAGGTCGGCGCGGTGCTGGCCTTCCTCGCCTCCCGGGTGCTCGGGCAGTACGAGCTGTTCCTCCCGCCGGACCCGTCCGGCGTCGCGCCGGCCGGCCGGCTCACCCTGGTCGCGCCGAACATCGTGCACGCCGAGCGCGAGCTCGGCGTCGACCCGCGCGACTTCCGCCTGTGGGTGTGCCTCCACGAGGAGACCCACCGGGTGCAGTTCACCGGCGTGCCCTGGCTGCGGGAGTACGTGCGCGGCCAGATGACCGAGTTCCTCCTCGCCTCCGAGATGGACCTCGCGACGCTGCTGGAGCGCCTGCGCGCCGCCTCCGACGCGGTGGCCGACGCCTTCAAGGGCGGCGAGGGCAATCTCATCGAGGCCATCCAGACGCCCGAGCAGAAGGCCGTGCTCGACCGGGTCACGGCCGTGATGACACTGGTCGAGGGGCACGGCGACTACGTCATGGACGCGGTCGGGCCCAGCGTGGTGCCGTCGGTCGCCGAGATCCGCGCCAGGTTCCAGCGCCGCCGCGAGGGCGGCTCCCGCGTCGACCAGCTGGTCCGCCGGCTGCTCGGCATCGAGCTGAAGATGAAGCAGTACGCCGAGGGCTCCCGATTCGTCCGCACGGTGGTGGACGAGGCCGGGATGGACGGGTTCAACAAGGTCTGGACCTCCCCGGAGACGCTGCCCGACCGCGACGAGATCGCCGACCCCCACGCCTGGATGTCCCGGGTGCTCACCGCCTCTTCCTGA